TCATGAAAAAACGTATTCGCATACATGGCATGCGGTCCGCCATGAATTTCAAGTATCATTGGATAACGTTGTCCTTCTTCAAAATTAGCCGGTCTCATTATCCAGCCATGTATTTCCCAGCCATCCTCGGCCTTTGCCAAAATAGGTTCTGGTATGGAAAGATGAATTTCTTTTAAAAACGATGAATTAATATCAGTTAATCGTACTTTTCCTTTTTCTTTACGCATTATTTTGAATAAATCCCCAGGATTAGAGGGGTCACTAATTCCAACAATAAATAGGTCCAGGTCAGCATGATAGGAACATCCGAATAAGTGGTTCTCTTCTTCGTGTATGGACGTGATTTCACCTTGCATATCCATTTGGTAGAGACCAGTATTTCCATGATCACTTGCTGTGAAAAATATGTGCTTTTCATCACTCGACCACATTGGTCCTGGATTAGAGTGACTTGAACGAATATCTCCTATAGAGGCATCGCCAATTTGAACATCCCACTTCAACGTCATACACGTTCGTTCTTTTGATAAAGGATCTATTATCCATACTTGATTTAGTGTAGCACCTTTGTACTCTAATTCATGGCCGAAACAGGCAATCTTTTTGCCAGTATTGGACCATTTTGCCATGGAAAAGACACCTGTAGAATTAGTTAGTTTCACGATGTCTTTTGTTTCCGTGTCAATAATAAAAAGATCTAACGTATTGGAACGGTCTTCGTTTTCATCTCGGTTAGCGCTGAAAACAATTTGGCGGCTGTCTGGTGACCAATCAGCCGAGTGGTGGTCAAAATCACCATCTGTCAGAACTTCCATGTGTTCTTTTTTTATATCATATAACACTAGCTGCGTTCGCTTTTCTTTATGAAATCCTTTTTCATCCGATTTGTATTTAAGTTTTTCAACTTTTACCGGTTTGTTTTGTTCGTTACTGTTATGTTCTTCGTCACTTTCTGAAGCCAGCATTTCATTTGCTGCTAATGGTGTGGAGAAAAGCAAAAATC
This DNA window, taken from Alteribacillus bidgolensis, encodes the following:
- a CDS encoding S9 family peptidase, which encodes MTVNKRPITAEDLKKINIVKEPHIAADGEKYVFIQTIVGEDLEYYSHLFVHNLADDLPVQWTFGKVRDHSPRWSPDGSELAFVSNRSGTNQIWMMSAAGGEPRQITELKNGAAEPIWSPDGRFLLFSTPLAANEMLASESDEEHNSNEQNKPVKVEKLKYKSDEKGFHKEKRTQLVLYDIKKEHMEVLTDGDFDHHSADWSPDSRQIVFSANRDENEDRSNTLDLFIIDTETKDIVKLTNSTGVFSMAKWSNTGKKIACFGHELEYKGATLNQVWIIDPLSKERTCMTLKWDVQIGDASIGDIRSSHSNPGPMWSSDEKHIFFTASDHGNTGLYQMDMQGEITSIHEEENHLFGCSYHADLDLFIVGISDPSNPGDLFKIMRKEKGKVRLTDINSSFLKEIHLSIPEPILAKAEDGWEIHGWIMRPANFEEGQRYPMILEIHGGPHAMYANTFFHEFQLLAANGYVVLYTNPRGSHGYGQTFVNACRHDYGGKDYHDLISAVDHVLEHYDFIDEDRLGVTGGSYGGFMTNWIVGHTNRFKAAVTQRSISNWTSFYGVSDIGYFFTEWELGANVFDDPEKLWHHSPIKYAQDINTPLLIMHGEKDYRCPIEQGEQLFITLKYLQKPVVFLRFPEANHELSRSGPPSLRLERLNHMVEWFQEHLHS